A portion of the Burkholderia pseudomultivorans genome contains these proteins:
- a CDS encoding gamma-glutamyltransferase family protein, with translation MTRFNWQNPYPTPRLPVFARNIVSTSHPLAAQAGLRMLWKGGNAVDAAIAAAAAITVVEPVSCGLGGDAFALVWDGAKLHGLNASGVSPAAWNVDYFKRRYGERNGLAVQPKRGWDAVTVPGVIAGWEALHRKFGSLPFADLMEPAIEIAERGHAVASIVAYKWAAAVPELKDQPGFADTFMPRGRAPEVSELVRFPGHAKTLRTLAELGPRAYYDGEIAERIAAFAREGGAALTLDDLRNYRADWVEPIGKHYRGYTVHEIPPNGQGIAALIALGILEHFDIGSLPVDSIESQHLQIEAMKLAFADVYRYVADPRAMDVTPEQMLDDAYLASRAKLIDRTRATQFDFGMPKAGGTIYLSAADERGMMVSFIQSNYMGFGSGIVVPDSGIALQNRGCGFSMDPKSPNVVEGGKRPFHTIIPAFVTQQVDGRQEAVMSFGVMGGDMQPQGHLQSIVRMLDYGQQPQAACDAPRWKVNRDFTIDIEATLDRDTARALEERGHTIKSVDDPYMDFGSGQYIWKLDRNEPDRGYVAASDSRRDGLAAGF, from the coding sequence ATGACCCGCTTCAACTGGCAAAACCCCTACCCGACGCCGCGCCTGCCGGTGTTCGCGCGCAATATCGTGTCGACCTCGCACCCGCTCGCCGCGCAGGCGGGGCTGCGCATGCTGTGGAAAGGCGGCAACGCGGTCGATGCGGCGATCGCCGCCGCCGCGGCCATCACCGTGGTCGAGCCGGTATCGTGCGGCCTCGGCGGCGATGCGTTCGCGCTGGTGTGGGACGGCGCGAAGCTGCACGGGCTGAACGCGTCGGGCGTGTCGCCGGCCGCGTGGAACGTCGACTACTTCAAGCGCCGGTACGGCGAGCGCAACGGCCTCGCGGTGCAGCCGAAGCGCGGCTGGGACGCGGTGACCGTGCCCGGCGTGATCGCCGGCTGGGAGGCGCTGCACCGGAAATTCGGCTCGCTGCCGTTCGCCGACCTGATGGAGCCGGCCATCGAGATCGCCGAGCGCGGTCATGCGGTGGCCAGCATCGTCGCGTACAAATGGGCGGCGGCCGTGCCGGAGCTGAAGGACCAGCCCGGCTTCGCCGACACCTTCATGCCGCGCGGTCGCGCGCCCGAAGTCAGCGAACTGGTGCGCTTTCCCGGTCACGCGAAGACACTGCGCACGCTCGCCGAACTGGGCCCGCGCGCGTACTACGACGGCGAGATCGCCGAACGGATCGCCGCATTCGCACGCGAAGGCGGCGCCGCATTGACGCTCGACGATCTGCGCAACTACCGCGCCGACTGGGTCGAGCCGATCGGCAAGCATTATCGCGGCTACACCGTGCACGAGATCCCGCCGAACGGCCAGGGCATCGCCGCGCTGATCGCGCTGGGCATCCTCGAACACTTCGATATCGGCTCGCTGCCGGTCGACAGCATCGAATCGCAGCATCTGCAGATCGAGGCGATGAAGCTCGCGTTCGCCGACGTCTATCGCTACGTCGCCGATCCGCGCGCGATGGACGTCACGCCGGAACAGATGCTCGACGACGCCTATCTCGCGTCGCGCGCGAAGCTGATCGACCGGACGCGGGCCACGCAGTTCGACTTCGGCATGCCGAAGGCCGGCGGCACGATCTACCTGTCGGCGGCCGACGAGCGCGGGATGATGGTCAGCTTCATCCAGTCCAACTACATGGGGTTCGGCTCCGGCATCGTGGTACCCGACAGCGGCATCGCGCTGCAGAACCGCGGCTGCGGGTTCTCGATGGATCCGAAGTCGCCGAACGTCGTCGAAGGCGGCAAGCGGCCGTTCCACACGATCATCCCGGCATTCGTCACGCAGCAGGTCGACGGCCGGCAGGAAGCGGTGATGAGCTTCGGCGTGATGGGCGGCGACATGCAGCCGCAAGGTCATCTGCAATCGATCGTGCGCATGCTCGACTACGGCCAGCAGCCGCAGGCCGCATGCGACGCACCGCGCTGGAAGGTCAATCGCGACTTCACGATCGACATCGAGGCGACGCTCGACAGGGATACCGCGCGCGCGCTCGAGGAACGGGGCCATACGATCAAGTCGGTCGACGATCCGTATATGGACTTCGGCTCCGGCCAGTACATCTGGAAGCTCGATCGCAACGAACCGGATCGCGGCTATGTCGCGGCCAGCGACAGCCGTCGCGACGGACTGGCGGCGGGGTTCTAG
- a CDS encoding LysR family transcriptional regulator: MLTLRMLKTFRAVAQTGSFAAAAERVALTQAAVSLQMRGLEAALDRRLFDRSARQIALTRHGREIQPKIEQILDLLAELEPTPAGLMQGPVTIGAVVSVIGALSLVVASLKTAHPQLDVRLLSARSDELAAMVEAGEVDIAAVVARADDALPDTLKWTPLYSEPLVLVVSREITDTDPRRILRGHGFLRFDRRVRTGRVIEQALQSLGLAVNEYLELNSIETIAALVRENVGVAVLPLLHRANWQADPALRVLPIANPPVLRTVGMIQRASYGRSGITEAIIDALHAG; this comes from the coding sequence ATGCTGACACTCCGGATGCTGAAAACCTTTCGGGCCGTCGCCCAAACCGGTTCGTTCGCGGCGGCGGCCGAGCGGGTCGCGCTGACGCAGGCGGCGGTCAGCCTGCAGATGCGCGGGCTCGAGGCGGCGCTCGATCGCCGGCTGTTCGACCGCAGCGCGCGGCAGATCGCGCTCACGCGGCATGGCCGCGAGATCCAGCCGAAGATCGAGCAGATTCTCGACCTGCTGGCCGAACTTGAGCCGACGCCCGCCGGGCTGATGCAGGGGCCGGTGACGATCGGCGCGGTCGTGTCGGTGATCGGCGCACTGTCGCTGGTGGTTGCGAGCCTGAAGACCGCGCATCCGCAACTCGACGTGCGTCTGCTGTCGGCGCGCTCGGACGAACTGGCCGCGATGGTGGAGGCGGGCGAGGTCGATATCGCCGCCGTGGTCGCGCGGGCGGACGACGCGCTGCCCGATACGCTGAAATGGACGCCGCTCTACAGCGAGCCGCTGGTGCTGGTCGTGAGCCGCGAAATCACCGACACGGACCCGCGGCGCATCCTGCGCGGTCACGGTTTCCTGCGTTTCGACCGGCGCGTGCGCACCGGTCGCGTGATCGAGCAGGCGCTGCAGAGCCTCGGCCTCGCGGTGAACGAATATCTGGAGCTGAACTCGATCGAAACGATCGCCGCGCTGGTGCGCGAGAACGTCGGCGTCGCGGTGCTGCCGCTGCTGCATCGTGCGAACTGGCAGGCGGACCCCGCGCTGCGCGTGCTGCCGATCGCGAATCCGCCGGTCCTGCGCACGGTCGGGATGATCCAGCGGGCGTCGTACGGCCGCAGCGGCATTACCGAGGCCATCATCGACGCGCTGCATGCGGGGTGA
- the gspI gene encoding type II secretion system minor pseudopilin GspI, with translation MNTGRQARPRYDGRTGRTDCCARGGPHAARPPQPGFTLIEVLVALAIVAIALGAVMRAIGSLASDTDAARMRLLALWSADNALGAIRIASTSPPVGSDTFACPQGVYRFVCRQSVKALSSPLVREVTVSVYASASSRTLLAQMTTVVQDEARH, from the coding sequence GTGAACACCGGGCGACAAGCGCGGCCCAGGTACGACGGCCGCACGGGCCGTACCGATTGCTGCGCGCGCGGCGGGCCGCATGCGGCGAGGCCGCCGCAGCCGGGCTTCACGCTGATCGAGGTACTGGTCGCGCTCGCGATCGTCGCCATCGCACTCGGCGCGGTGATGCGCGCGATCGGCTCGCTCGCCAGCGATACCGACGCCGCGCGCATGCGGCTGCTCGCGCTGTGGAGCGCCGACAACGCGCTCGGGGCGATCCGCATCGCATCGACGTCGCCGCCGGTCGGCAGCGACACGTTCGCGTGTCCGCAGGGCGTGTATCGGTTCGTCTGCCGGCAGTCGGTGAAAGCGCTGTCGAGCCCGCTGGTGCGAGAGGTGACGGTCAGCGTCTATGCGTCCGCGTCGAGCCGGACGCTGCTCGCACAGATGACCACCGTGGTGCAGGATGAAGCGCGGCATTGA
- a CDS encoding STN domain-containing protein, with protein sequence MAAALASVAVSGAAWAQAPSMPVADPAADGGPVEFDIPAQPLAAALKLFSQRSNLSVMAQSSLLDQRTSTAVHGVFAPRDALPRLLDGTGLEARFPSAGAAAIVPAPAARSGPNPADMPLSLEIAESAIDGIHRGGADYGPYVASMQAALIGALCRSPLTRPGAYRLAVQLRVGPAGDVSAFRTGGTTGDASRDAAIARAIRSLALDAPPTGMPQPVTILLRPARSGVVPGCVPQDGG encoded by the coding sequence TTGGCGGCGGCCCTTGCGTCCGTCGCGGTGTCCGGTGCGGCGTGGGCCCAGGCGCCGTCGATGCCGGTCGCGGATCCCGCGGCCGACGGCGGTCCGGTCGAATTCGACATTCCTGCGCAGCCGCTTGCCGCGGCGCTCAAATTGTTCAGCCAGAGAAGCAACTTGTCCGTGATGGCGCAAAGCAGCCTGCTGGATCAGCGCACGAGCACCGCGGTGCATGGCGTGTTTGCGCCGCGCGACGCGTTGCCTCGTCTTCTCGACGGCACCGGGCTGGAAGCCCGCTTTCCGTCGGCGGGCGCGGCGGCGATCGTGCCGGCACCGGCTGCGCGGTCCGGGCCGAATCCGGCCGATATGCCGCTGTCGCTCGAGATCGCGGAGTCGGCAATCGACGGGATCCATCGCGGCGGCGCGGATTACGGCCCGTACGTCGCGTCGATGCAGGCGGCGCTGATCGGCGCGCTATGCCGTTCGCCGCTGACGCGTCCCGGCGCGTACCGGCTGGCGGTGCAGTTGCGCGTCGGTCCGGCGGGCGACGTGAGCGCATTCCGCACGGGCGGGACGACCGGCGACGCGTCGCGCGATGCGGCGATTGCGCGGGCGATCCGGTCGCTCGCGCTCGACGCGCCGCCGACGGGCATGCCGCAGCCGGTGACGATTCTGCTGCGTCCGGCACGCAGCGGCGTCGTGCCGGGCTGCGTGCCACAGGACGGGGGCTAG
- a CDS encoding RNA polymerase sigma factor: MSEDARTRLRSLFVEKYAHLRRRLEFIVGSRDGAADAMQETWLRLDTMNDPAQVANADAYLLRMASNVAIDQHRREQRHLSVGEVDELFEVRDELADPDRIVSARRDIDALQQVLDTLPARQRGILVAARIDGLLNREIAERFGISESLVEKELRYALRACRDGLRQQMALEDGSTRGRRKF, translated from the coding sequence ATGAGCGAAGACGCGCGAACCCGGCTGCGCTCGCTGTTCGTCGAAAAATACGCGCACCTGCGCCGCCGGCTCGAATTCATCGTCGGCTCGCGGGACGGCGCGGCCGACGCGATGCAGGAAACTTGGCTGCGGCTCGACACGATGAACGATCCGGCGCAGGTCGCCAATGCGGACGCGTATCTGCTGCGGATGGCGTCGAACGTCGCGATCGACCAGCACCGGCGCGAGCAGCGGCACCTGAGCGTGGGCGAGGTCGACGAACTGTTCGAGGTCCGCGACGAGCTGGCCGATCCGGACCGGATCGTGTCCGCGCGCCGCGACATCGACGCGCTCCAGCAGGTGCTCGACACGCTGCCGGCGCGCCAGCGCGGGATATTGGTCGCCGCGCGGATCGACGGGCTGCTCAATCGCGAAATCGCCGAGCGCTTCGGGATTTCGGAGAGCCTCGTCGAAAAGGAGCTACGCTATGCGTTGCGCGCGTGCCGCGACGGCCTGCGGCAGCAGATGGCGCTGGAAGACGGCAGCACGCGCGGGCGGCGCAAATTCTGA
- a CDS encoding FecR family protein, translating to MTNTERSRQDAIDEQAESWLIRLRSGTASPEDAAAFRHWCDLDPRHREAAQMLGRLWGSLAPALREAPGPRRAAAAAQPGRRPGAVARPQMGRRLFVGGAVAAAAGWLAWRPPLALWPSVADLAADYRTGTGEQRQVTLARDVVVDLNTRTRIDLLSSATPAAGIRLLAGEADIQADIAGAPGAARPFDVVAASARVRAWRAGFNVRLSGDAGCVTCVTGTVELRHPHGRATLSAGQQVVYDERIVHAPSAVDTASVTAWRRGMLVFDDVPLASVIDEINRYRPGKLVLRNPRLGDARVQAQFSLRRLDDAIVMVRDVFGAHVTTLPGGIVLLS from the coding sequence ATGACGAACACCGAACGCTCGCGGCAGGACGCGATCGACGAACAGGCGGAGTCGTGGCTGATCCGGCTGCGCTCGGGTACGGCGTCGCCCGAAGACGCCGCGGCGTTCCGGCACTGGTGCGACCTTGATCCGCGCCATCGCGAGGCCGCGCAGATGCTCGGCCGGCTGTGGGGGAGCCTCGCACCGGCGTTGCGCGAGGCGCCCGGTCCGCGCCGTGCCGCCGCCGCTGCGCAGCCGGGTCGCCGGCCCGGCGCGGTGGCGCGCCCGCAGATGGGCCGGCGCCTGTTCGTCGGCGGCGCGGTGGCGGCCGCGGCCGGTTGGCTCGCGTGGCGGCCGCCGCTGGCGCTGTGGCCGTCGGTGGCCGATCTCGCGGCCGACTATCGCACCGGCACCGGCGAGCAGCGTCAGGTGACGCTCGCGCGCGACGTCGTGGTCGACCTGAACACGCGCACGCGGATCGACCTGCTGTCGTCCGCCACACCGGCGGCCGGGATTCGACTGCTGGCCGGCGAGGCGGACATCCAGGCGGACATCGCCGGTGCGCCGGGCGCGGCGCGGCCATTCGACGTCGTGGCCGCCAGCGCGCGCGTGCGTGCATGGCGCGCCGGTTTCAACGTGCGGCTGTCCGGCGACGCCGGCTGCGTGACCTGCGTGACGGGCACCGTCGAATTGCGGCATCCGCATGGCCGCGCGACGCTGTCGGCCGGGCAGCAGGTCGTCTATGACGAGCGCATCGTGCATGCGCCGTCGGCCGTCGATACCGCCAGCGTCACCGCGTGGCGCCGCGGCATGCTGGTGTTCGACGACGTGCCGCTGGCCAGCGTGATCGACGAGATCAACCGCTACCGGCCCGGCAAACTCGTGCTGCGCAATCCGCGGCTCGGCGACGCGCGCGTGCAGGCGCAGTTCTCGCTGCGCCGGCTCGACGATGCGATCGTGATGGTGCGCGACGTGTTCGGCGCGCATGTGACGACGCTGCCGGGCGGGATCGTGCTGCTGAGCTGA